One genomic segment of Amycolatopsis sp. Hca4 includes these proteins:
- a CDS encoding heme-copper oxidase subunit III — protein sequence MRRVTTAAPTISQRVHSLNRPNMVSVGTIVWLSSELMFFAGLFAMFFTVKAQNSSGQWPPPLHGEEFHLNVAYAIPFTVILVLSSLTCQFGVFAAERGDVYGLRRWYIITLIMGAIFVGGQANEYHNLVEEGMTIPSGPFGTVFYLATGFHGLHVIGGLIAFVYLLIRTKLSKFTPAQATSAIVVSYYWHFVDIVWVGLFGVIYLLP from the coding sequence ATGCGACGCGTGACAACGGCAGCTCCCACCATCAGTCAGCGGGTCCACTCGCTGAACCGGCCGAACATGGTCAGTGTCGGCACCATCGTGTGGCTTTCCAGCGAGCTGATGTTCTTCGCCGGACTGTTCGCGATGTTCTTCACCGTCAAGGCGCAGAACTCGTCCGGCCAGTGGCCGCCGCCGCTGCACGGCGAGGAGTTCCACCTCAACGTGGCGTACGCGATCCCGTTCACGGTGATCCTCGTGCTGTCCTCGCTGACCTGCCAGTTCGGCGTGTTCGCGGCCGAGCGCGGCGACGTCTACGGGCTGCGCCGCTGGTACATCATCACGTTGATCATGGGCGCGATCTTCGTCGGCGGCCAGGCCAACGAGTACCACAACCTGGTCGAAGAGGGGATGACGATCCCGTCCGGCCCGTTCGGCACGGTCTTCTACCTCGCCACCGGTTTCCACGGCCTGCACGTCATCGGCGGGCTCATCGCCTTCGTGTACCTGCTCATCCGCACGAAACTGAGCAAGTTCACGCCCGCCCAGGCCACGTCGGCGATCGTCGTGTCCTACTACTGGCACTTCGTCGACATCGTGTGGGTCGGCCTCTTCGGTGTGATCTACCTCCTTCCGTAG
- a CDS encoding c-type cytochrome — protein sequence MTTSTKSSERRYRARSKLRRRFAGLLALGIALVGAGALYAVFAPEPQTAQAQGTPAQLRLGEQVYNNTCIACHGANLEGVQDRGPSLIGIGDAAVYFQTSSGRMPAARQEAQVERKPPKLTEAEIDAVGAYIQAHGGGVQRPAEKGEALRGDDPARGGELFRLNCASCHNFTGRGGALSAGKYAPNLDPASEEQIYTAMLTGPQNMPKFSDRQLSPEEKKDIVAYVKSVSDGNNDPGGNGLGGVGPASEGVIAFIVGIAALIGVTLWIGSKA from the coding sequence ATGACCACCAGCACCAAGTCCTCGGAGCGCCGCTACCGCGCGCGGTCGAAGCTGCGGAGGCGGTTCGCCGGCCTGCTCGCGCTCGGCATCGCGCTGGTGGGTGCCGGCGCCCTGTACGCCGTGTTCGCCCCGGAGCCGCAGACCGCGCAGGCCCAGGGCACGCCGGCGCAGCTGCGCCTCGGCGAGCAGGTCTACAACAACACCTGCATCGCCTGCCACGGCGCGAACCTCGAGGGCGTGCAGGACCGCGGGCCGAGCCTGATCGGCATCGGCGACGCCGCGGTGTACTTCCAGACTTCTTCGGGCCGCATGCCCGCCGCGCGCCAGGAGGCGCAGGTCGAGCGGAAGCCGCCGAAGCTGACCGAGGCCGAGATCGACGCGGTCGGCGCCTACATCCAGGCGCACGGCGGCGGCGTCCAGCGTCCGGCCGAGAAGGGCGAGGCCCTGCGCGGCGACGACCCGGCCCGCGGTGGCGAGCTGTTCCGCCTCAACTGCGCTTCGTGCCACAACTTCACCGGCCGCGGCGGCGCGCTGTCGGCGGGCAAGTACGCGCCGAACCTGGACCCGGCCAGCGAAGAGCAGATCTACACGGCCATGCTCACCGGCCCCCAGAACATGCCGAAGTTCTCCGACCGGCAGCTGTCGCCGGAGGAGAAGAAGGACATCGTCGCCTACGTGAAGTCGGTGTCGGACGGCAACAATGACCCGGGTGGTAACGGCCTCGGCGGGGTCGGCCCCGCCTCGGAGGGCGTCATCGCCTTTATCGTCGGGATCGCCGCGCTGATCGGCGTGACGTTGTGGATTGGATCGAAGGCATGA
- a CDS encoding ubiquinol-cytochrome c reductase iron-sulfur subunit, whose protein sequence is MSAEGPKPPTEAELAEMDRDQLVKLGGALDGVEIVEYPTPWPVEGTRAEKRAERLVAFWFGLSALAGIGFVVSLIWWPWQYEAPDNESGHFWYSLYTPMLGLTLGLAILGLGIGVILYTKKFVPAEVAVQQRSDAGGEGSSEVDRQTILAHLADAGSRSTIARRSLIKRSAIAGAGALGLAAAALPVASFIKNPWKDSESRDSLWHTGWQPNFPGEKVYLRRATGKPVEVEHGKQTEISLVKAEDLDAGAMETVFPFRESERNDAEALAKALTRVDNPVMLIRLRPTDAAKVVKRAGQEDFNFGDYYAYTKICSHVGCPTSLYEQRTNRILCPCHQSQFDALHYGKPIFGPATRPLAQLPITVDEEGYLIARGDFIEAIGPAFWERKS, encoded by the coding sequence ATGAGTGCCGAAGGGCCGAAGCCGCCGACGGAGGCGGAACTGGCTGAGATGGACCGTGACCAGCTGGTCAAGCTGGGCGGGGCGCTCGACGGTGTCGAGATCGTCGAGTACCCGACCCCGTGGCCCGTGGAGGGCACCCGCGCGGAGAAGCGGGCCGAGCGCCTGGTCGCGTTCTGGTTCGGCCTGTCCGCGCTGGCCGGGATCGGGTTCGTCGTTTCGCTGATCTGGTGGCCGTGGCAGTACGAGGCGCCGGACAACGAGAGCGGCCACTTCTGGTACAGCCTGTACACCCCGATGCTGGGGCTCACGCTCGGCCTGGCCATCCTCGGCCTGGGCATCGGCGTGATCCTCTACACGAAGAAGTTCGTGCCCGCCGAGGTCGCGGTGCAGCAGCGCAGCGACGCGGGCGGCGAGGGCTCGTCCGAGGTCGACCGCCAGACGATCCTGGCGCACCTGGCCGACGCCGGGAGCCGCAGCACCATCGCCCGCCGGTCGCTGATCAAGCGCTCGGCGATCGCCGGTGCGGGTGCGCTCGGCCTGGCCGCCGCGGCGCTGCCGGTCGCGTCCTTCATCAAGAACCCGTGGAAGGACAGCGAGTCCCGCGACTCGCTGTGGCACACCGGCTGGCAGCCGAACTTCCCCGGCGAGAAGGTCTACCTGCGCCGGGCCACGGGCAAGCCGGTCGAGGTCGAGCACGGCAAGCAGACCGAGATCTCCCTGGTCAAGGCCGAGGACCTGGACGCAGGCGCGATGGAGACGGTCTTCCCGTTCCGCGAGTCCGAGCGCAACGACGCGGAGGCGCTGGCCAAGGCGCTGACCCGGGTGGACAACCCGGTCATGCTGATCCGCCTGCGCCCGACCGACGCCGCCAAGGTCGTCAAGCGGGCCGGCCAGGAGGACTTCAACTTCGGCGACTACTACGCGTACACGAAGATCTGCAGCCACGTCGGCTGCCCGACCTCCCTGTACGAGCAGCGGACCAACCGCATCCTGTGCCCGTGCCACCAGTCGCAGTTCGACGCACTCCACTACGGCAAGCCGATCTTCGGCCCGGCGACGCGGCCGCTGGCCCAGCTACCGATCACGGTGGACGAAGAGGGATACTTGATCGCGCGAGGCGACTTCATCGAGGCCATCGGTCCGGCCTTTTGGGAGCGTAAGTCATGA
- a CDS encoding cytochrome bc complex cytochrome b subunit, translating into MSSLTTPTKGSSPVEKALGEAANNADQRYHLAKGLRHQMNKVFPTHWSFLLGEIALYSFIILLLTGVYLTLFFDPSMQEVVYHGSFKNMQGLEMSQAFRTTLDISFDVRGGLFMRQLHHWAALIFVASMAVHMLRIFFTGAFRRPREANWVIGGLLLILGCFEGFFGYSLPDDLLSGTGIRATLSGIVLSVPVAGTWIHWALFGGEFPGDQIIPRLYTLHILLIPGIMLALVGAHLALVWYQKHTQFPGVRRKETNVVGVRIMPYFALKGGAFFTLVVGVLALMSGLFQINPVWNFGPYNPAQVSAGSQPDWYMAWADGMLRIWPAWEVYLGNYTIPAVFFPGAVGMPILFGLLLGYPFIERKLSKDTAHHNLLQRPRDAPVRTALGAMALGFFMVIELSGFNDIIADQFDISLNATTWAGRIGVLIVPPLAYYFTYRICLGLQRADREVLEHGVETGIIKRLPHGEFIEIHQPLAGVDSHGHAIPLEYQGASVPKKMNKLGSAGHAVPGTFWSPDPAEETAALERANGNGHSGGEIGQHGQHGEFDSAETASAAKHD; encoded by the coding sequence ATGAGTTCACTCACCACGCCGACCAAGGGGTCGAGCCCGGTCGAGAAGGCGCTGGGCGAGGCCGCGAACAACGCGGACCAGCGCTACCACCTGGCCAAGGGCCTGCGGCACCAGATGAACAAGGTGTTCCCGACCCACTGGTCGTTCCTGCTGGGCGAGATCGCGCTCTACAGCTTCATCATCCTGCTGCTGACCGGGGTCTACCTGACGCTGTTCTTCGACCCCTCGATGCAGGAGGTCGTCTACCACGGCAGCTTCAAGAACATGCAGGGCCTGGAGATGTCCCAGGCGTTCCGCACGACGCTGGACATCTCCTTCGACGTGCGCGGCGGCCTGTTCATGCGCCAGCTGCACCACTGGGCCGCGCTGATCTTCGTCGCGTCCATGGCCGTGCACATGCTGCGCATCTTCTTCACCGGCGCGTTCCGGCGCCCGCGTGAGGCGAACTGGGTGATCGGCGGGCTGCTGCTGATCCTGGGCTGCTTCGAAGGCTTCTTCGGCTACTCGCTGCCGGACGACCTGCTCTCCGGGACCGGTATCCGGGCGACGCTGTCGGGCATCGTGCTGTCGGTGCCGGTGGCCGGGACCTGGATCCACTGGGCGCTGTTCGGCGGGGAGTTCCCGGGCGATCAGATCATCCCGCGGCTGTACACGCTGCACATCCTGCTCATCCCGGGCATCATGCTCGCGCTGGTCGGGGCGCACCTGGCGCTGGTCTGGTACCAGAAGCACACCCAGTTCCCGGGCGTGCGCCGCAAGGAGACCAACGTGGTCGGGGTGCGGATCATGCCGTACTTCGCGCTCAAGGGCGGGGCGTTCTTCACCCTGGTCGTCGGGGTGCTGGCGCTGATGTCGGGGCTGTTCCAGATCAACCCGGTGTGGAACTTCGGCCCGTACAACCCGGCGCAGGTGTCGGCGGGCTCGCAGCCGGACTGGTACATGGCCTGGGCCGACGGCATGCTCCGGATCTGGCCGGCGTGGGAGGTCTACCTCGGGAACTACACGATCCCGGCGGTGTTCTTCCCCGGCGCGGTCGGCATGCCGATCCTGTTCGGCCTGCTGCTGGGCTACCCGTTCATCGAGCGGAAGCTGTCCAAGGACACCGCGCACCACAACCTGCTCCAGCGGCCGCGTGACGCACCGGTCCGCACCGCGCTGGGCGCGATGGCGCTGGGCTTCTTCATGGTCATCGAGCTGTCCGGCTTCAACGACATCATCGCCGACCAGTTCGACATCTCCCTGAACGCGACGACGTGGGCGGGCCGCATCGGCGTGCTGATCGTGCCGCCGCTGGCCTACTACTTCACCTACCGCATCTGCCTCGGCCTGCAGCGGGCCGACCGCGAGGTGCTGGAGCACGGTGTCGAGACGGGCATCATCAAGCGGCTGCCGCACGGTGAGTTCATCGAGATCCACCAGCCGCTGGCCGGAGTGGACAGCCACGGCCACGCGATCCCGCTCGAGTACCAGGGCGCGTCGGTGCCGAAGAAGATGAACAAGCTGGGTTCGGCCGGGCACGCCGTGCCGGGCACGTTCTGGTCGCCGGACCCGGCCGAGGAGACGGCGGCGCTGGAGCGCGCCAACGGCAACGGCCACTCCGGTGGCGAGATCGGCCAGCACGGCCAGCACGGCGAGTTCGACTCCGCCGAGACGGCGTCGGCCGCGAAGCACGACTAG
- a CDS encoding YdeI/OmpD-associated family protein, translating to MSELPAELADALAAAPDAAVLFEALPPSHRREYVQWVAEAKKPETRVSRAGKAITRLRDSAGKQ from the coding sequence TTGAGCGAGCTCCCCGCGGAGCTGGCCGACGCCCTCGCGGCCGCCCCGGACGCGGCGGTCCTGTTCGAGGCCCTGCCGCCTTCCCACCGGCGCGAGTACGTCCAGTGGGTCGCGGAGGCCAAGAAGCCCGAGACCCGCGTCTCCAGGGCCGGGAAGGCCATCACCCGGCTCCGCGACAGCGCCGGCAAGCAGTAG
- a CDS encoding Lrp/AsnC family transcriptional regulator, producing the protein MITAIVLIQAEADAIPDAAQAIADIDGVGEVYSCAGDVDLIATVKVSTHEGLADLIPGKIGKVPGVLDTVTHIAFRSYSRADTESAFSIGVED; encoded by the coding sequence GTGATCACCGCGATCGTGTTGATCCAGGCAGAGGCGGATGCCATCCCGGACGCGGCGCAGGCGATCGCCGACATCGACGGTGTCGGCGAGGTCTACTCGTGCGCCGGGGACGTCGACCTCATCGCCACCGTCAAGGTGTCCACGCACGAGGGGCTGGCCGACCTGATCCCCGGCAAGATCGGGAAGGTGCCCGGCGTGCTGGACACCGTCACGCACATCGCGTTCCGGTCCTACAGCCGCGCCGACACCGAATCGGCCTTCTCGATCGGCGTCGAGGATTGA
- a CDS encoding DEDD exonuclease domain-containing protein: MRSVQAQLAFDELGTPLRDTTFVVFDLETTGAPPGPSGITEIGAVKVRGGEVLGEFATLVNPGTPIPPQIVSLTGITQAMVYDAPPIEEVLPAFLEFVGGAVLVAHNSGFDTSHMRAACEGHGYVWPKLTVVCTVRLARRVVPRDEVGRYNLTALALLFGARTRPTHRALDDARATVDVLHGLLERVGNLGVHSLEELMGYLPEVTVAQRAKRHLAADLPSAPGVYLFKGPKDEVLYVGTAKDLRRRVRTYFTGSENRSRIREMVALAERVDHVVCAHALEAEVRELRLIAAHRPAYNRRSKNRHQGWWIGLTDEAFPRLSVVRLPRPGVLGPFRNQADARTTADTLAGASGLRTCTQRISPRSANGTPCVLAELGRCGAPCAGRQSVEAYGPAVESVSGLIAGRDGTPLHTAAAHLERLAEGRHYEQAARHRDELAGLIRALGRAHRQSSLAAIGELIAAAPDGAGGWELSVIRYGRLASAGVARRGVPPMPVVEALVASAETVLPEPGPLHGAPPEEVGVLLRWLARPGVRLVRTTRPWAEPAAVAGWRSWLDLVADAHSLEHIH, encoded by the coding sequence ATGCGTTCGGTCCAGGCTCAGCTCGCGTTCGACGAGCTCGGAACTCCCTTGCGGGACACCACTTTCGTCGTCTTCGACCTCGAAACGACCGGGGCCCCGCCGGGGCCGTCCGGGATCACCGAGATCGGCGCGGTGAAGGTGCGCGGGGGCGAGGTGCTCGGCGAGTTCGCGACGCTGGTGAACCCGGGCACGCCGATCCCGCCCCAGATCGTCTCACTGACCGGGATCACGCAGGCCATGGTCTACGACGCGCCGCCGATCGAGGAGGTGCTGCCGGCGTTCCTCGAGTTCGTCGGGGGTGCGGTGCTGGTGGCGCACAACTCCGGGTTCGACACCTCGCACATGCGGGCGGCGTGCGAGGGCCACGGGTACGTCTGGCCGAAGCTGACGGTGGTGTGCACGGTCCGGCTGGCCCGGCGGGTGGTGCCGCGCGACGAGGTCGGGCGGTACAACCTGACGGCGCTGGCGCTGCTGTTCGGCGCGCGCACGCGCCCGACGCACCGGGCGCTGGACGACGCGCGGGCGACGGTCGACGTCCTGCACGGCCTGCTGGAGCGGGTCGGCAACCTGGGCGTGCACTCGCTCGAGGAGCTGATGGGGTACCTGCCGGAGGTGACCGTCGCCCAGCGGGCGAAGCGGCACCTGGCGGCGGACCTGCCGTCGGCACCGGGCGTCTACCTGTTCAAGGGGCCGAAGGACGAGGTCCTGTACGTCGGCACGGCGAAGGACCTGCGGCGGCGGGTGCGCACGTACTTCACGGGTTCGGAGAACCGCAGCCGGATCCGGGAGATGGTCGCGCTGGCCGAGCGCGTCGACCACGTGGTGTGCGCGCACGCGCTGGAGGCGGAGGTGCGCGAGCTGCGGCTGATCGCGGCGCACCGGCCGGCGTACAACCGGCGGTCGAAGAACCGGCACCAGGGCTGGTGGATCGGCCTGACGGACGAGGCGTTCCCCCGGCTGTCGGTCGTCCGGCTGCCGCGGCCGGGGGTGCTGGGCCCGTTCCGCAACCAGGCGGACGCCCGCACGACGGCCGACACCCTGGCCGGGGCGTCGGGGCTGCGGACGTGCACCCAGCGGATCTCGCCGAGGTCGGCGAACGGCACCCCGTGCGTGCTGGCGGAGCTGGGGCGATGCGGAGCACCGTGTGCGGGGCGCCAGAGCGTGGAGGCGTACGGCCCGGCGGTCGAGTCGGTGTCGGGCCTGATCGCGGGCCGGGACGGCACCCCGCTCCACACGGCGGCGGCGCACCTGGAGCGCCTGGCGGAGGGCAGGCACTACGAGCAGGCGGCCCGCCACCGCGACGAACTGGCCGGGCTCATCCGGGCGTTGGGCCGGGCGCACCGGCAGTCATCGCTGGCGGCGATCGGCGAGCTGATCGCGGCCGCCCCGGACGGCGCGGGCGGCTGGGAGCTGTCGGTGATCAGGTACGGCCGCCTCGCCTCGGCGGGCGTGGCCCGGCGGGGGGTGCCGCCGATGCCGGTGGTGGAGGCACTGGTGGCGTCGGCGGAGACGGTGCTGCCGGAGCCGGGGCCGTTGCACGGAGCCCCGCCGGAGGAGGTGGGGGTCCTGCTGCGCTGGCTGGCCCGCCCGGGGGTCCGGCTGGTCCGCACCACCCGCCCGTGGGCCGAGCCCGCGGCGGTCGCGGGCTGGCGGAGCTGGCTCGACCTGGTCGCCGACGCCCACTCCCTCGAACACATCCACTGA
- a CDS encoding NYN domain-containing protein, giving the protein MHPQPLVPEPPEDPVGPSGVVSRPEPAEEPADQAGHPDPATWPALPEPVRDRIAELAAAAVAKLPATDVPRQLRPVAKFAPAKRAKLGGAALLAALGDSSQFRTAVIEWLREHRTDALDPNATDSVAAAAAAVLLGESGATGRVRLVARNAEENALRAERDAALARNQRLEAELAQVRAELAEAKQAAENVRGEREGEVEKLLKRLREQGVQLRQARDAAEAAAADAERGSSAHHDEIAALTSQLERERQRVAGERARAERAVADAEIARQSAREARQADEVRLALLIDTIDGAVTGLRRELALGARGARPADMVRGASSGTGQGGKIADVSTLDRYLALPNVHLIVDGYNVTKTGYPELALADQRDRLIHQLQALAARTSAEVTVVFDGAGVLSVPASVPRGVRVLFSDRGVLADDVIRNLVAAEPAGRPMVVATSDRAVADSVRGRGAHPTPSSVLVSRLSRV; this is encoded by the coding sequence ATGCACCCGCAGCCGCTCGTGCCGGAGCCGCCGGAGGACCCCGTGGGTCCCTCGGGCGTCGTGTCGCGCCCCGAGCCGGCCGAGGAGCCCGCTGACCAGGCCGGACACCCCGACCCCGCCACCTGGCCCGCCCTGCCCGAACCGGTCCGCGACCGCATCGCCGAGCTCGCCGCGGCCGCCGTCGCCAAGCTGCCGGCCACCGACGTGCCCCGCCAGCTGCGGCCGGTCGCCAAGTTCGCCCCGGCCAAGCGCGCCAAGCTCGGCGGCGCCGCCCTGCTCGCGGCCCTGGGCGACTCGTCGCAGTTCCGGACCGCGGTCATCGAGTGGCTGCGCGAGCACCGCACCGACGCGCTGGACCCCAACGCCACCGACTCCGTCGCCGCGGCGGCCGCCGCCGTCCTGCTCGGCGAGTCCGGGGCCACCGGGCGCGTCCGGCTGGTCGCCCGCAACGCCGAGGAAAACGCCCTGCGCGCCGAGCGCGACGCCGCGCTGGCCCGCAACCAGCGGCTCGAAGCCGAGCTCGCCCAGGTCCGCGCCGAACTCGCCGAAGCGAAACAGGCCGCCGAAAACGTCCGCGGCGAGCGCGAGGGCGAAGTCGAGAAGCTCCTGAAGCGCCTGCGCGAACAAGGCGTCCAGCTGCGCCAGGCCCGTGACGCGGCCGAAGCGGCAGCCGCCGACGCCGAGCGCGGGTCCTCGGCCCATCACGACGAGATCGCCGCGCTGACCAGCCAGCTGGAGCGCGAACGCCAGCGCGTCGCCGGGGAACGCGCCCGTGCCGAGCGCGCGGTCGCCGACGCCGAGATCGCCCGCCAGTCCGCGCGCGAGGCCCGGCAGGCCGACGAGGTGCGGCTCGCCCTGCTCATCGACACCATCGACGGCGCCGTCACCGGCCTCCGCCGCGAGCTCGCCCTCGGCGCGCGCGGCGCCCGCCCGGCGGACATGGTGCGGGGCGCCAGCTCCGGCACCGGCCAGGGCGGCAAGATCGCCGACGTGTCCACCCTGGACCGCTACCTGGCGCTGCCCAACGTGCACCTGATCGTCGACGGCTACAACGTCACCAAGACCGGCTACCCGGAACTCGCGCTGGCCGACCAGCGCGACCGGCTGATCCACCAGCTCCAGGCCCTCGCCGCGCGCACGTCCGCCGAGGTCACCGTGGTGTTCGACGGGGCGGGCGTGCTGTCGGTGCCCGCCTCGGTGCCGCGCGGGGTGCGGGTGCTCTTCTCCGACCGCGGGGTGCTGGCCGACGACGTCATCCGCAACCTCGTCGCCGCCGAGCCCGCCGGGCGGCCGATGGTCGTCGCGACGTCCGACCGCGCGGTCGCGGACTCGGTGCGGGGCCGCGGCGCCCACCCGACGCCGTCATCGGTGCTGGTCAGCCGCCTGTCGAGGGTCTGA
- a CDS encoding C40 family peptidase, translated as MQSHSLRRVVSGALAAASVITLVTVAQPSATAAPVPVLQTPPTGSDALAKYRDLAAQAEKLNEDLLSAQDDLKKKQAELDKATGDVNAAKQQAATASESQKKYQTEVDKFAGASFTSGVQLNKLSALLAGTSTQDFLDRSSALEIIATGKNTAMGNLTGAVQQATDAAAKASDAAKRAQDARDAAAKLTQDIEAKQKNLQDQIDQLEAANKNLSTADKAAQKDRGGSAPTNIKAPTAAAQAAVDAALSKLGSPYVYGATGPNKFDCSGLTSWAYGQAGITLPRTSREQSTFGAAVPRDQLQPGDLVFFYSPVSHVGMYIGDGKMVHAPDTGDVVKISPLQSQYSGARRPTA; from the coding sequence GTGCAGTCGCATTCCCTCAGGCGCGTGGTTTCAGGTGCCCTCGCCGCGGCCTCGGTGATCACCCTCGTCACCGTGGCGCAGCCGTCGGCCACCGCCGCCCCCGTCCCCGTGCTCCAGACCCCGCCCACCGGCTCCGACGCCCTTGCCAAGTACCGCGACCTCGCGGCACAGGCCGAGAAGCTCAACGAAGACCTGCTTTCGGCCCAGGACGACCTGAAGAAGAAGCAGGCCGAGCTCGACAAGGCCACCGGCGACGTCAACGCGGCGAAGCAGCAAGCCGCCACGGCGTCGGAGAGCCAGAAGAAGTACCAGACCGAGGTCGACAAGTTCGCCGGTGCGTCCTTCACCAGCGGTGTCCAGCTGAACAAGCTGTCGGCGCTGCTGGCGGGCACGTCCACGCAGGACTTCCTCGACCGCTCCTCGGCGCTGGAGATCATCGCGACCGGCAAGAACACCGCGATGGGCAACCTCACCGGCGCCGTCCAGCAGGCCACCGACGCGGCCGCCAAGGCCAGTGACGCCGCGAAGCGCGCTCAGGACGCGCGGGACGCCGCGGCCAAGCTGACCCAGGACATCGAGGCCAAGCAGAAGAACCTGCAGGACCAGATCGACCAGCTCGAGGCGGCCAACAAGAACCTCAGCACGGCGGACAAGGCCGCTCAGAAGGACCGCGGCGGGTCCGCGCCCACCAACATCAAGGCCCCGACCGCGGCCGCACAGGCGGCGGTCGACGCGGCGCTGAGCAAGCTCGGCAGCCCGTACGTGTACGGCGCCACCGGCCCGAACAAGTTCGACTGCTCGGGCCTGACGTCGTGGGCCTACGGCCAGGCCGGCATCACCCTGCCGCGGACCAGCCGCGAGCAGTCCACCTTCGGCGCCGCGGTGCCGCGGGACCAGCTCCAGCCCGGCGACCTGGTGTTCTTCTACTCGCCCGTTTCGCACGTCGGCATGTACATCGGCGACGGCAAGATGGTCCACGCGCCCGACACCGGTGACGTCGTGAAGATCTCGCCGCTGCAGAGCCAGTACTCGGGAGCGCGCCGCCCGACGGCGTAG
- a CDS encoding uridine kinase yields MRYRPISPAVLAEELTDRIDALTGPRLAVAVDGAAGATATAELADALVDPLRLRGRATLRVSAGDFLRPASLRFEHGRTNPDARYTDWLDLGALRREVLEPLKGSGEVLPSLWDAGRDRATRAERVPLPEGAVVLLDGELLLGAGLAFDLAVHLWLSPAALRRRVPDTWAIPAYERYEEEADPSSLADVVVRVDDPRHPALYTP; encoded by the coding sequence GTGCGCTACCGCCCGATCTCCCCCGCTGTCCTCGCCGAGGAGCTCACCGACCGCATCGACGCGCTCACCGGGCCGCGGCTCGCGGTGGCCGTCGACGGCGCGGCGGGCGCGACCGCCACCGCGGAACTGGCCGACGCCCTGGTCGATCCGCTGCGCCTGCGCGGCCGCGCGACCCTGCGCGTGTCGGCGGGCGACTTCCTGCGCCCCGCGTCCCTGCGCTTCGAACACGGCCGCACGAACCCCGACGCCCGCTACACCGACTGGCTCGACCTCGGCGCCCTCCGCCGCGAAGTCCTGGAGCCGCTCAAGGGATCGGGCGAGGTCCTGCCGTCCCTGTGGGACGCCGGCCGCGACCGCGCGACCCGCGCGGAGCGGGTGCCGCTGCCCGAAGGCGCGGTCGTGCTCCTCGACGGCGAGCTGCTGCTGGGCGCCGGGCTGGCCTTCGACCTGGCCGTGCACCTGTGGCTCTCCCCCGCCGCCCTGCGCCGCCGCGTGCCGGACACCTGGGCGATCCCAGCCTACGAGCGCTACGAGGAGGAGGCGGACCCGAGCTCGCTCGCCGACGTCGTCGTGCGCGTCGACGACCCGCGGCACCCGGCGCTCTACACGCCCTAG
- a CDS encoding SRPBCC domain-containing protein: MTSSTGKTADAGWNIGVSRTLPYPAGAVWDFLVSREGVAIWLGPGVELPKETGAEYETANGTVGEIRSFVDGDRVRLTWRPSDWDHDSTVQVRLSGSGAKTTLRFHQEWLAGAEEREEQRAYWQDVTERVVTALAER; encoded by the coding sequence ATGACTTCTTCAACGGGGAAGACGGCCGACGCCGGGTGGAACATCGGCGTTTCCCGGACCCTGCCGTACCCCGCCGGCGCGGTGTGGGACTTCCTGGTCAGCCGCGAGGGCGTGGCGATCTGGCTCGGTCCCGGTGTCGAGCTGCCGAAGGAAACGGGCGCGGAGTACGAAACGGCGAACGGCACGGTGGGCGAGATCCGCAGCTTCGTCGACGGCGACCGGGTGCGGCTCACCTGGCGGCCGAGCGACTGGGACCACGACTCGACCGTGCAGGTGCGGCTGAGCGGCTCGGGGGCGAAGACGACGCTGCGGTTCCACCAGGAATGGCTTGCGGGCGCGGAAGAACGCGAGGAACAGCGGGCATACTGGCAGGACGTGACCGAACGCGTCGTGACGGCACTCGCCGAGCGCTGA